The following are from one region of the Calonectris borealis chromosome 35, bCalBor7.hap1.2, whole genome shotgun sequence genome:
- the RPS19 gene encoding LOW QUALITY PROTEIN: small ribosomal subunit protein eS19 (The sequence of the model RefSeq protein was modified relative to this genomic sequence to represent the inferred CDS: inserted 1 base in 1 codon; deleted 1 base in 1 codon): MPGVTVKDVNQQEFVRALAAFLKKSGKLKVPEWADTVKLAKHKELAPYDENWFYTRAASTARHLYLRGGAGVGSMAKVYGGRQRRGVRPSHFSRGSXSVARRVLQALEGLKMVEKDQDGGRKLTPQGQRDLDRIAGQVAAASKKH, from the exons CGGGGTGACGGTGAAGGACGTGAACCAGCAGGAGTTCGTGCGGGCGCTCGCCGCCTTCCTCAAGAA gtcGGGGAAGCTGAAGGTGCCCGAGTGGGCGGACACGGTGAAGCTGGCCAAGCACAAGGAGCTGGCGCCCTACGACGAGAACTGGTTCTACACGCGGGCGG CCTCCACGGCGCGGCACCTCTAcctgcggggcggcgcgggcgtGGGCTCCATGGCCAAGGTGTacggggggcggcagcggcgc ggggtGCGGCCCAGCCACTTCAGCCGCGGCT GCAGCGTCGCGCGGCGCGTGCTGCAGGCGCTGGAGGGGCTCAAGATGGTGGAGAAGGACCAGGACGG CGGGCGCAAGCTGACCCCCCAGGGGCAGCGGGACCTGGACAGGATCGCCGGGCAG GTGGCCGCCGCCAGCAAGAAGCACTGA